The window GGCTCGATCAAAGCTTAGCAGAATGACTTATGGATTTCGCTCCCCTTTTTCTAGCATGATTTCTAGAACTCCATTGCTGATGGACTTTGTTGCGATAGGGGGATTTGGCTTTGTATTTGGTTTAAATAATGGGATGCGGCCTGTCCGGCTTCTAATGCCGCTTTTTCTCTCATCATGTCAACAATGTGAAGCCTTTCGAGCAGTGATTGATAACGGGTCTGCCTATAATTTTCTATGTTATTTTTTAACCTTTCCAAGTATTGTTGTTGATTTCTTATTTGATTCGTAACCATGACTTCCATCTGGGAGATTTGGGGTATAGCCAAGAGATAATTTTGCTGGCACTGTTCCCTCAAGGTTTTAAGGTCGGCCTGAAGCTGGTTTAATTGCTTAATAACATTTTGGGTATCTTGGTAGAGCTGTACATCAAGCCTTTCTATGGCGACGTTCTGCTCTATCCGCAGGGTGTTAGCCTGTATCAGGAGCATATAAGATTGATAGGATTGGGGGCTTATCCCTGTAACTAGAGTTCCTGAGCCCCAACCGGGATTAGAAAGTTGGACAGGGATAATTTCAATTTGATGATCTCCTTCATTTTCTGCTTCAACGGAACAAACCCTCCCTCCTTTTAGGGATCGTTCCTCGTCCTTTAGGGATGAAAGCAGGGAGGAATAGGGGAAAACATTCTTGTCCGATCCTGGCCGGGCTATAGGAATAAGAGGTTCAGCCGGCTTGGCCGCCAAGGAAACATGCAGGATATCTTGGAGGTGCTTTTTTGCAAACGAATACAAGAAATTGGGTTGCTTCCTTTGGTTGGACCTGATCAAATAATCTTCTACGGCTCCAAAAGCCCCGGCCGTATAAATATCGGAAAGATTGGGGCTCAAGCCATAAATGTTTGAGGAATGGACCCCGTTAAGGGGACTATAAAGACCACCCGTTAAGGAAGTTGAATTTATCCAAAACAGGAGCTGCTGTAGAGCACTTCCAGACCACATGATAGACTGGTAGGTGGGATCCATCGAATTGGAGGGCCTAATTAAGGCATTGGATCCAAGGACCATGGCCTGTCCCAAAATAGAGGGAAGTAAAGATCCCAAGGGGATCTGCAAATTGGGATTACTGGATTGAGAAGAAAAGTTTTGGGCTCCAAAAATTCCCCAACTGATAGGACCGGCCAGGTTGGCAAGCCCCCCGATGTTACCCAACAGGGGATTGGATCCTAAGTAGAAAGGAAATAAATTCATCGCCATGTATCCTAAACCTCCGGCTAGCGGCCCTAAGTTTGAAGCCCCACCCATAAATTGGTTAGCCAGTGAGCTTCCAACAGCTAACTGTTGAGGGGAAAGGGAGGTCAACATAAAAGGAGGGAACGAATCTAAACCGATGGGCAGGCCGGACAAGCCCATGATGTTTCCGACGTACCCGATGCCCTGCCCAGTAAAACTGTTGCCATCGAACCTGAGACCGTAAGGCAGTTGGGTGAGCATGCTGCTCATGGATTGAGCTTGGCTCAATGGAGAGGAGCCGAGAGTGGAATTATCGTAGGGACTTTGAGGAACATGGACCTGGGAAACGGCATTTTCGTAACTGGCGATGGAGCCAAGAGAAGCGATCTGTTGGCTCATCTGTTTTGTTCCGGAAATCATCTGGTCGATGTGTTGAATGTGCTCATCGTTATCGCGAACGATATCTTGGATGTCCTGAAGCCGTCCCACGATGTAGTTCATGGCTTCAGCTGCACTGCCCGAAAAGCCGGTGACGTCTACGGGCCATCCTCCTCCGGAAGTCACCGGGGGAGCTTGGGGAGCTTGAGGAAAGGTTTGGGTAGGAGGAATTTCACTCAGGCTTCCCGGAAGTAACCCGTTGAGAAAAAAGAGGATAAAAAACAACACCCTGCTTTTTAAATGATCTTTTTTATTCATAATTTTCATAGGGAACAAAAACCTTTTCTCTTCTTGTAGCTTGTTGCAACCTATGCCGCCGATTTACGAAACCTTTGGGTAATCTCTCAAAGGAAACGAACCGAAATTTTCTTTTTTCCCAAAGAGAATAAAGAGCGTTGCAGCTTTCTTTTAATTTTTTACAACATTCTAACAACTCCTCTTTCATAGGATGATGACAGCGTTGGATAAAATCCAGTGAATGGATTCCCACCCCCTTTTGATCGATAGGCATGGAGAGAATGACCGAGCCTGGCTTCTTTGGGTTATCGATAATAAACCACTCTTCCCAAGCCTCCGGGGCTTCATCATACATCTGGGCCCACAGGGGATATTCTCCTTCCAAAAGGCTGAGGAAAAAGCTTCTTTCCACGATAATAGCGGGGAAAACCGGTTCGTTGTCCCTATTTTTGGGGATCTCTTTACCTAATCTTTGAAAAAAATAGGCTTCGAAAAGCAAAGCTTTCAAGGAAAGAGAAGATGACCGGTCTTCGGAGTAATCTGGAAAAGGGGTTCCTAAGTCTTCGGGATAAACGATCTTGGATAAATCGCTTTCTTCTTTTTCTTCGGGTTCATGGGCAATCCTAGAGTTGTTCATTTTGTATGTCCTCCAAATTCTCTGATCCCCCTTTCGAGCATTGTGGAAAAATCCTGTAAAAGGAAATCCAAGTAACCTCCCAGCTGGTCCAAGCTTTTAGTGGCTATAAAGAAAAGTCCATGGGTTAGAAAATAAACGACATCCGAAGTCGTTTTCCCCCTCAAGGAAAGAAAGGAAAGGAAAAGGGGAAAGGAAACATAGCCGAAGAGAAGGGAAGAAGAAGCTTTTGCATTCATAATCACACGGTGGGGCGAAGCCTGCGAATAAAAGAATTTTTTTCTTACATCCCTTTTTTTGCTCTTATAAAATCGGTAAATCGCTGTTTTAATTCTGCTTGGAATTCACCTTCCTTGACCATTGTCCATATTCTTTTAGGTGTGCCGATGTAGCGGGAATAAAAGTGGGATAAACCAAGAAAAAGAAAGGAAAAGAGGGCGACTTCAATAAGAAAAACGATCAGGTCGGCCTCTTTGCGAGAATGAACAAAAAGATAAAAAAGGGCGATAGGAAAAGCCTCGAGAAGCTCGAAAAAGTCGAGTTTATCGGTTGAAAAAAGAAGGTGATCACCTCTAACGGTAAGCACTCCACAGATTAAACAAAGCATAAGCAGTCCGATGATGTGAAGATTATTGTTGTGTACGGGCGGTTGGGGATTGGTTACATGATCGAGCATAACTCTCCTTCGTTACCTGGGTATGAGATGAAGTAAAAATTGAACTCTTTTGATACTCTTTTTCCCAAATCGGGGATGAAGCTTAACAATCGCTTCTCCGTCTTTTAACCGGGAAAAAACATAGGGAGGATAGATAGGCTCCTTGCGAAATTGAATTTGGAAGTCTTGATGGGCGATCGGCTTGGACAGATCAAAGAGCAATTCTTGGGTTCCCCGGTAAAGATAACCGTCGCTTCTTTCGATCTCTCCAAACAGCCGCGAGGCATACTCGTTGGTTTCGAAGTGAGGATTTCTTAAAAATATGACTGTTGCGGTATTCGTTAAGATCGCTTCGATTTCCGATCTAATCATCCGAGATTCCAACAAGGCCAGGGATTGGAAGGCGATAATACATCCGCATTGGTATTCTCTGGCCTTGTCAAAAAACCCTCTTTCTCCAGTCCAATCTCCTGTAGTAGCAACGGTGGCAAATTCATCACAAAGATAAATAACAGGTCTTTTCTGGTTGATGCTCCTGGCCCCTATCTTTAGTTGTTTTCTAGAAAGCACGGAACGAAAAAACTCGAGTTTTAAAAGTATGCTGGCTACTTTAGCCGAATTCCTCCACCGTGAAAAGTTCATGTCGAGAACGAGAATCTTGCCTTCATCGATGAGATCCCTGAAATTGAGGTTTCCTTGCGAACTGACCATCCGATCGAAGGGCGGCTGAGTCATAAGGGAAGTAAGAACAGAAACGGTCATGCCTATAGAACCCGAAGTTCTTTCATTGGCCAGGTTAAGATATTCGCCTTTAAAATAGAGATAGACTTCATCCGAGTAGGGGTCTTTTCCATAATGGCGAAGGACCTTTTCATACATGCCCAACCATTTCTGGAGAGGTCCATATTCGGGGGCGGGGATTTCCAAGTTCTTTACCACGTGGGATAGGACCAAGATATTGTCTATTTCATCGATCAGACTAAGGGAGCTTTCCCAAAGTTCCAACTGGGGAAGAACCCCGACTTTAAAAGATTTTAGGAGCTTTTTTAGTCTTGCGGTGACTTCCGAGCAAACGGCAAGGAAATTCTCATAAAACTGGTCATTTTCAGAGTAGGAGTAGAAAGCACCGTGAAAGGAACGCAAACCTTCAAGAAGGGAAGATAAGCTGGATGCTCCAAATTGGGCCTTAGAAGTCGGCTCTCCACTCAGGCATTTTAAAATTTTTTCCGCTTCCATTTTCTTTAAAAGCCTCTGTTCTTTTTCTTCCTCGCTCTCAGCTTCGGCTGCATTTTTGGCGGTAATGTAGATATCTTTGACTTTCTTTTTCCAACCTTGAATTAAGGAATCTATCCTGTTGACCAGCCGATTTATTCTTTCTAATCCTTGAACGATTTTTTCTCTATTTTCCTTGATCGTGGTTTCGACCGAATTGATCTGGTTTTGGTTTGCAGGTAATCCCCTGTCCATGACAAGGAGATTGAGCAGGGGAAACGACAGGGGAGGTGGGGGCTCAGCTATGATTTTTTTTTGAGCCGCTGCGACTAACTCCCGGTGAAGTTGGAAAATGGAATTAAAAAGTTTCCTGCCCGCAGCATCCCAAAACGGATCTTGACTTGTTCTTCCATCGTCGATCGCCTGCTTGAGGGTGATCATTAAGTCGGCAAGCTCTGAAGGAAGAGAATCGGGATTGTTGAACGGATCGATCGAAAGATCGTGGTCGGGTCCAAAATACAAAATATCTTTTTCCCTGTCATACTTTTTGGCCAGCCATTTGACCATTTCGGTCAGTTCACATTTTCCATCCATTATAAACCCGGCAAATTTTAGCTCTTCTCTTTGCTGATCATTTCTAAGGTCGGTTGCCCTGAAGAGACTTTCCAAAAATTGGGTCAGCACGTACCTCGTTTTTCCTGCTCCCGATCCTCCCAAAATGCAGACATGAGAGAAAAGATCCTTTATCATCAAAGGCTTTCCCGATTCATCCGCCAGTTCTTGAGGTTCGGTTTGCACCCTGAAATACAATTTTCCAAAATCGGCTAAACTAATAGGTTCACGAGGCCAATAGGATCCGGTCGTCCTTGCAGCAATAGAAAGTTTGGGTTTTACGTGTTGTGGACTAAAGCTTCCTACCAAGGTATCCTTTAATTTTTCAAGGATTTTCATTCCGTTATATAAATAGGCTTTTTTATAAAACCTATTTTGAGATTATGGACTTAGGAGGAGATTGGCCTGGATACCTGGAGAATTGGGCAAAAGCTGTGGGTAGGGAACTTATCGATGGTTTTTGGCTAAAGGCAAACGAAGAGTTTTGGCCGCAGAGGTGGCCAGATGGTTCTCTTGTATACAGCCAAGAAGCTTGCCCGGGTGAATGGTTTCTTATGCGTGAAAATTCCTGGACCAATTATGGCTTTGAAAATTTCGAAAAATTTACCGAAGCCCTTTTTTCCAAGAAGCTAACGGCGGATTCCCCTTCGGCAATTCTCCTGCTTGGTTTATACCGTCATCTGGCAGGAGTCGGATTGGGAATCGCCAGCCGGGGAGCGATTTTTGTCGATCAAAAATTGATCATGCATTTTATTGTGATCCGTGAAGAAGAATTTCAAAAAGTTCGTTCGTTGGCGCATCAAATCGATCCCTCCTGCCAGGTTCAAAGAGACATTTTTTTCCCCGAGTTTTTTGATGCGCTTAAAAGGGTTCTTTTTAAAAGCGACAATACAAGGGTCAAGCTTCTACGACTCGGAGTCTTCTTTGGGTTTCTTTGCCTTTTTTTATCCGTTGTCGCCTTGTTTTGGAAAAAGGGAATTTTTTTAGCTATCCTCTTTCAGATGGCTTCCTTGTGGATCTTTGGAAGGGTAAGAAAAGAATAGAAGAGTCGAAAGAAGATTGGAATGATCCTGGAAGGGGGGGAAATAACCCGGTTTAAAAACGGGATGGAAAAGAAACCGTTCTATTTCATTCTCAAACTTAAAGAAACGGGAAGAAAGGATCCTTCTTCTTCTATTTTAGTCAATGATTCGATCAATTCCAACGTGGATTGATGATCGCTGATCAAGAAGTAAGGGTTTTCTTCCTCGTTAAACAAAGAGTGATAGGGAAGAAAAAATTCTTGGATCTTTTTTACCTGCTGACTGAACAGGGTTGAATTATCCACAAAGGCATTTTTTTTACCTACCAGCGGCGAGTAATCTTCAAACCAATAGAGGGTCGTTTCATAGTAGCACCAACCGAGAAGGGGAGAGAAGGGATGACCCATGAACGATTGTTCGGGACAATTTTGTTTAAAGTAGGAATAATTTTGAATAAAATGGGAACAGGATTCGATTACTGCCAGGTTTATTATCGCGCAAGCTACAAAAGAATAATGCCAGGAGTTTGTAAGACTTTCATAAAAGGGCAGGTTCTTTTCACTTAATCGGTCTACCGTTGCACTCATTCCAAAATAACTGGGCAAGGAAGGATAAATCGAAGCATAAGAGCAGAAAAAGGGTATGAGCTCTTGGGGAATACGAATGATGTCCGCTTTAAAGAGCCTGGGTTCGGTTAAAAAAAAATGCAAAAATTTTCCCGGATCAAAGTAAGCGGGGAAAACGACTTTAAATCGAAAGGAGTCTAGAAAAGAAAGCGAATCTTCCGAGGGTTTCATACTATATAAATAGAAAAACAATGAGAAAGGATATGGATATCTTTAAGTTGCTTGCCTCATCGAACTGGCCCCGAACTTGCGCTGAAGAAGTCTTGTGGGAAATCCTTTGGGAAAATACCGAAAGCGAACTGGAAAAGACTCTTCCCCCGATTCCTCAAAATCTGCTCAGTGTTGAAGCTTGTCCGAATCCTTCTGCCCTTGAATCTATTTTTTTCGAAGGCAAATGGCTGAATTTGCTCGTTCACCCTCAAAGTTGGCCTAAAGAACTTTTTGAAACTTATTACGAAGACCTCTTGGTTTTATTTTCCTGCCTAAAATCCATGGGGATTCCCGAGAGCGATTTACAACCCGTTGCCCTTTGCCAATTTGTTCGAAATTGCAAAAAAAAGAGAAGGGTTTTGGAGAACAGGAAATGTTCTTTTTACTGCTTGGGAATATGCGTCTTGGGAACTTTCCAAGATAAAACGATGGAAAAAGAATCTCTCAGCCCCGCTTCCATTGCTTACTATCTAGGACTAACGAAACGTCAAGTGATGGATCGGCTCAAAAAGGCAAACCACTATCTGCGTAGAGAACTTCAAAAAAAGCATGCCTTTAGCGAACTGATCAGGGAGAAGGATGGCTTTTGAGGACCTTTTTCTTACCGGATTTTCTCCCGTATCTTCTTTTGTTCGAGTTCTGGGGTAGGGGAATGGTACAGGCCGGGGAAGGGATTTGGGGTTAGCCCTTCAGCCTTAAAAAGGGGAGCTTCTTCCCTTTGTTTTTTCAGCTCTTCAACCCTCTTTTTTGCCTCGCAGGCCTTCTGCCAAAAGGACTCAGGGAAAAGCGGTCCTTTTCCTTTTCCTATCCCGGGCAGCTTCCAGTAAGCCGGTATGTCCTCGGCTTTCTTTTGCTCCACCACCTCTTCTATCCTTTGGGCCAGCCCCGTCCAGTCTTTATCCCTTATCCTCTTGTTGTTTTTTTCCAGGAAAACCTTTAGTTTTTCATGGTCCATTTTCTCTGGGTCCGAGGCGGAAAAGACCGCCTGTTCAAGCCCTTGCTTGGCCACCGCCTTGGTCTTTTCGATCGTTTTTAGATCGGCTAGCTTCCTTCCCTCCGCCTGGAGAAGACCACAGCCATCCAACCGATCCAGCTCAAGTCTTTTCCCTTCCTTTCTTCTTCCCCCCAACTCTTCCTTTAACCTCATCACCGCCTGGAGAGGAGTCACAGCCGTGGGAAACCCCAGGCTTACTCCAAGCTCCGCACTTTTCCCTGTAGCCCTTTTAACAAAGCCAAAAGTAGGATCTTCTTGCCCGCCTTCCTTTTCCGGTTGCTCGATTTTCTTTTCCACCCCTTTGGCTTCTTCTGCAAGGAGATTGTCCGCCGGTTTTTCTCTTTCCCAGGCTGTCTTTTCGATCTTTTCTTGACTTGGGCTCTTGAATCTTTCCTGGATCCCTTGGGCATGGGCTTCTTCCCCAAGACCTCGGGGATGAAAAGGGGACGAAAGAGTAACCTTTTCCATCCCTTCAGATAGCAGCTCCGAAAGCCGTTGGCCGGCATAACCCCCGAAGAGGCCACCTACGATACCCCCGGCCACCGTTCCTATCCCCGGCAAGAACAGCGATCCTACGGCCGCTCCTCCTATCCCTCCGAGCATGCTCGCCCCGTAAGAAAAGCCTATCCTTCCCCCCGCTTTGCCCAAGGCCAAACCCCACCTGCCCGTCTCCTTGCCTTCCTTCACCGCCGCCTGTACCTCTTGGCCAATACCCCAAATGCCTAGCAGGCCTCCAAGCCAACCCATCAAGCCCTTCCATCCCGATCTTGTCAATTCATGGAGAAAGCGTTTCTTTATTAAGTGTTTCTTTATTTCTTCTCCTTCTATCTTCTTGGCTATCTTCTGAACGTCGTTCTCTAATTTTCCCAGAGTGGGTTTAACAATTTCTCTGTAAGGATATCTGGAAAGATCCTCACCGATGTTCTTTATTTTGCTAAGATCCTTGGAGGAAAAAGTTACAGAGGGATAGTCTAACTCTATGCCTTCACCATTTTTGGGAAATCCGTAGGATCCATACTTTCCTGCTAGCTTATTTAGTACCCGATCAATCTTACTGTCGATGAGCTTTGTTTTGAGATCGTGAAGCGGGTTAGGAAACAAATCGAGGTTGTCAAAGCTGTTGGGGTTCTCAAGGTTACCCGAAAGGAAAAGGGGGATCCTATGGTCTACGCTCCAACGGCACCCTTTCGGAAGCTTGCCGTTGAGAAAATATTTTTTAATTTGTTTTTCCGTGAACCCCCACTGAAGCAGGCTCTCCCGCTTGTTTTCTGCCAAGTACTTAAGGTATTTCTTTTTAACATCCTCAAATTCTTTCTCGAGCCTTTCTCTTTCCTTGGGATCAATGCGCTTTACTTTTACAATTTTATAAAAGAAATAAGTCAGTTTTTTTTCATCCGGCTCGCTCACTTGGCTTGTCCTCCTTATTCTTTAAATAGGACAAGTCCTTTTTATTTTTTTCCCCTTCCGCCCCGCTCATAACACCTCTTCCATCACACCAAACACTTTGTGTTTCAAAAAAGAATAAAAGTCCGGGTAAACAAATTCTCCCCCTACCGGAATAAGAGCTTCGCACCAGTGGAAAAGGCCGGTTTGAAGATCGTACATGTAGGTATCAGAAAAAAGATCTCTGTGCCTCCCGAAGAAAAAATAAGAAGGGTGCATCCACTCCTTCCTTTCTTCCTCGCTTTCCCAAGACTCAAGACTCCTGTAGTCGTAGTTATAGGGGAAAAGATAGTCGATGTTGTACTTTTCAGCTTCTTGTTCTTTTCTTAACGCGACCACGGGAGAGTCTTCGTCCGGGATGGAAAAAAGGGTCGCTATTGCAGTCTCAAACCCGTTGCTAAAGGCTAAGAATGCCTTGTAAAAATCGGGTAGGGGAATTCCCAGCTCCTCCCTGAAACGCCGGTCGGCTTCTTCGATCGCCCGTGGACTTGCCGGGGGAAGAAACGACCCTTCTTCTGTAAATCGGCTTTTCCTTACCGTTTGCAATAAGTGGATCACTTTCGGTTCAAGCAGCCTTGGAGCGGGCTCTAACACCTCAAAAAAATAGGCCAGCTCCCCCTCAAGCATCGAGTAGAAATCCTCGTACAGCCTTTCTTCCCCAGTATCAAATGGAATGCGGCAGTATTGGGTCTCCATATAAACCCGCCGGTAGCACTTCAGCCGCACGTCATAGACATATTCGCGACTGCCGTCTTGAGTCTGTCCTAAAAAAAGAAAGTTCGGGTTGTTCCATTTCGATTTGCTTCCTTTATAAAATTCTCTATTTCCTTCGTTTTCCTCCAACAGGTCCCGGTAAATATCAGACCGCAGGAAAAAAATGGCATTCGAGGACTGATTTTGCCACCAAGAGGTGCAGTGATCGGCAACGAAATAAAAGTAACCGTAGCCAAAGCTAAACCCGTTAGCGTAGCCAAGAAGTTCCTTGTAATCCCGGGGTAAAGCAATGCCGAATTTTTCCTGGCATTTTCTGTCCGCCTCCTCTATGGCCTGCGGGGAAGCCGGTGGGTTAAATTCAATGTAGGGATGCTCTGCCTGGTAAGACCTCAAGGTCTCCAGTAGGTTTTTTAGCTTGGATTCTTTGTTCATCCTATACCTCTTTTTTGCTTCACTTAAGCTCTGTCCTTTTCCAAGACCAGTCAACGGTTGTCTTTATCCTCAAGGTTTGCGGTTCGCGAATAATGCGAAAAAGGAGAGTGAGCCAATTCTACGGCTTTCCCATTTTTGGGAAATCCGTAGGATCCATACTTTCCTGCTAGCTTATTTAGTACCCGATCAATCTTACTGTCGATGAGCTTTGTTTTGAGATCGTGAAGGGGGTTCGGAAGCAAATCGAGGTTGTCAAAGCTGTTGGGGTCCTCGAGGTTACCCGAAAGGAATAGGGGGATCCGGTGGTCTACGCTCCAACCGCAATTTTCTGGAAGCTTGCCGTGTTTTAAATATGTATCTATGTCTTTGTCCGTAAACCCCCACTGAAGCAGGCTCTCCCGCTTGTTTTCTGCCAAGTACTTAAGGTATTTCTTTTGAACTCCCTTAAATTCTTTCTTGAGTCTTTTAGTTTCCTCGGGATCAATGCGCTTTACTTTTACAATTTTATAAAAGAAATAAGTCAGTTTTTTTTCATCCGGCTCGCTCACTTGGCTTGTCCTCCTTATTCTTTAAATAGGACAAGCCCTTTTTATTTTTTTCCCCTTCTTCCCCGCTCATAACACCTCTTCCATCTCATCGAACACAAAATCTTTCAAAAAAGAGTAAAAGTCCGGATAAACAAATTCTCCCCCTACCGGGATACGAGCTTCGCACCAGTGGAAAAGGCCGGTTTGAAGATCGTACATGAAGATATCAGAAATAGAATCCCTCTCCCTCCCGAAGAAAAAATAAGAGGGGTGCATCCACTCCTTCCTTTCTTCCTCGCTTTCCCAAGACTCAAGACTCCTGTAGTCGTAGTTATAGGGGAAAAGATATTCTATGTGGTACTTTTCAGCTTCTTGTTCTTTTCTTAACGCGACCACTGGAGAGTCTTCGTCCGGGATGGAAAAAAGGATAACATGTTCAGTCCAAAACCCGTTGCTAAAGGCTAAGAATGCCTTGTAAAAATCGGGTAGGGGAATTCCCAGCTCCTCCCTGAAACGCCGGTCGGCTTCCTCGATCGCCCGTGGGCTTGCCGGGGGAAGAAACGACCGTTCGTTTGTAAACTGACTTCTCCTTACCGTTTGCAATAAGTGGATCACTTTCGGTTCAAGCAGCCTTGGAGCGGGCACTAACACCTCAAAAAAATAGGCCAGCTCCCCCTCAAGCATCGAGTAGAAATCCTCGTACAGCCTTTCTTCTTTCGTATCAAAAGGAGTAAAATTGTATCCTTGATCTTCAAGACATCCACGCCGGTAGCACTTCAGCCGCACGTCATAGACATATTGGCGACTGCCGCCTTGAGTCTGTCCTAAAAAAAGAGAGTTAGGATCCCACTTCACTTTTATTTCATTTTCCTTGAACAGATCCCAATAGCTGTCAGACCGCAGGAAAAAAACGGCATTCGAAGACCGATTTTGCCACCAAGAGGTGCGGTGATCGG is drawn from Methylacidiphilum infernorum V4 and contains these coding sequences:
- a CDS encoding type IV secretory system conjugative DNA transfer family protein, which gives rise to MKILEKLKDTLVGSFSPQHVKPKLSIAARTTGSYWPREPISLADFGKLYFRVQTEPQELADESGKPLMIKDLFSHVCILGGSGAGKTRYVLTQFLESLFRATDLRNDQQREELKFAGFIMDGKCELTEMVKWLAKKYDREKDILYFGPDHDLSIDPFNNPDSLPSELADLMITLKQAIDDGRTSQDPFWDAAGRKLFNSIFQLHRELVAAAQKKIIAEPPPPLSFPLLNLLVMDRGLPANQNQINSVETTIKENREKIVQGLERINRLVNRIDSLIQGWKKKVKDIYITAKNAAEAESEEEKEQRLLKKMEAEKILKCLSGEPTSKAQFGASSLSSLLEGLRSFHGAFYSYSENDQFYENFLAVCSEVTARLKKLLKSFKVGVLPQLELWESSLSLIDEIDNILVLSHVVKNLEIPAPEYGPLQKWLGMYEKVLRHYGKDPYSDEVYLYFKGEYLNLANERTSGSIGMTVSVLTSLMTQPPFDRMVSSQGNLNFRDLIDEGKILVLDMNFSRWRNSAKVASILLKLEFFRSVLSRKQLKIGARSINQKRPVIYLCDEFATVATTGDWTGERGFFDKAREYQCGCIIAFQSLALLESRMIRSEIEAILTNTATVIFLRNPHFETNEYASRLFGEIERSDGYLYRGTQELLFDLSKPIAHQDFQIQFRKEPIYPPYVFSRLKDGEAIVKLHPRFGKKSIKRVQFLLHLIPR
- a CDS encoding SMI1/KNR4 family protein, which codes for MNKESKLKNLLETLRSYQAEHPYIEFNPPASPQAIEEADRKCQEKFGIALPRDYKELLGYANGFSFGYGYFYFVADHCTSWWQNQSSNAIFFLRSDIYRDLLEENEGNREFYKGSKSKWNNPNFLFLGQTQDGSREYVYDVRLKCYRRVYMETQYCRIPFDTGEERLYEDFYSMLEGELAYFFEVLEPAPRLLEPKVIHLLQTVRKSRFTEEGSFLPPASPRAIEEADRRFREELGIPLPDFYKAFLAFSNGFETAIATLFSIPDEDSPVVALRKEQEAEKYNIDYLFPYNYDYRSLESWESEEERKEWMHPSYFFFGRHRDLFSDTYMYDLQTGLFHWCEALIPVGGEFVYPDFYSFLKHKVFGVMEEVL
- a CDS encoding SMI1/KNR4 family protein, which encodes MNKESKLKNLLETLRSYQAEHPYIEFNPPASPQAIEEADRKCQEKFGIALPRDYKELLGYANGFSFGYGYFYFAADHRTSWWQNRSSNAVFFLRSDSYWDLFKENEIKVKWDPNSLFLGQTQGGSRQYVYDVRLKCYRRGCLEDQGYNFTPFDTKEERLYEDFYSMLEGELAYFFEVLVPAPRLLEPKVIHLLQTVRRSQFTNERSFLPPASPRAIEEADRRFREELGIPLPDFYKAFLAFSNGFWTEHVILFSIPDEDSPVVALRKEQEAEKYHIEYLFPYNYDYRSLESWESEEERKEWMHPSYFFFGRERDSISDIFMYDLQTGLFHWCEARIPVGGEFVYPDFYSFLKDFVFDEMEEVL